The genomic segment GGGTAGCACGATAGTCTGTTCGATCCCCTGGCCGTAGTAGCCCATCGTGCCGTGCCCTTTGCTGACAGTCTGTCGAATGCGTAGGAACCTCCCTCTCTGGTTCTCCTTCAGGTCCAGAAAGTACTTTCTGTTGTCCCTCTCGATGAATTCGCTCTTGAGTACGCGGTGCGCGTGGTCCTCTGACGCCGCGGAGCCGGTGGGTGACGACGCGGGCTCCTGAACCCTTCTGCGGGGTTCGAGCGCGCGGCCCTGCTCGTTGCCACCGTGCTCATCGAGCACTGGTGGCGGTTGGGGCGCAAGGCCCACGCGCAATCCGATCCGGGCGTAATAGTCAATAAAGTCCCCCAGGCAGTAACGGAGCGCGGGCGCCATCGACATGGACAGAGTCAGTTTGCTTTTTCGGATGTTATCGTGGCGGCCTCTGCCGATCCAAACCTCGGCGATTTTCAGGAAGCGTCCGCGCACGCTCTGCTTCACGTCCAAGTAGAAGCGTTTCTTCTGGATATCGACGCGTTTGGAGGCGAGCTCCTGGATGTCGCTGCCCTGCTGCTGGGGGCCGATCTGCACATATTGCTGAGGATAAGTGGCTCTCGGCAAAGAGTCTGACGCAATCTTATCCCTGACTCGCTCCATTCCTCTGCAACATCCATCGGCCAACATGATTTAGATTCCGCTTCTATACAGCTCAGGTGGACAACACGATTCCCCCATTCCCGAACGCCTTTATCGCAACATCTGGCGTGTAGCTTGGAAACAAGTTTCCCAGATGCCTCGAATGACCTGAAGATGGCTGCTAGTTTGGATGCATCAGCTGATCACGTTGCAGTGTCCCGAAATAAAGGTCAAGTTCGATTATTCAGCCACTGCAACCAACCATTGCATTTTGCATCATCTATGAATTGCAGCAAGCTCATTCAGTGAGGGAGCCAGGGAAGCAGCCGACCTGGAAAGGGAGGAGGCGTGCAATCTACTACATGAACCCGATGAACCCATCCACCCCCTCCCGTCCTGAGGATACCTCTGATACAGATTCACTCTGTCACTGTGGGAAACATGGCGCTCTGCaactgacatcatttgtttgctCTGTAGATATATTTCTATACATGTGATACACACATAcactgcatatatatatatatatatatatatatatatatatatatatatatatatatatatatatatatatatatatatatatacacatacatatatatatatatatatacacatacatatatatatatatatatatatatatatatatatatatatatatatatatatatatatatatatatatatatatatatatatacacacatacatatatatgtgtatatatatatacaggggggcagtgtatgtatatatcacacacacacacacatatatatatatatatatatatatatatatatatatatatatatacacacacacatatatatatatatacacacacacatatacatatacacacacacacacatatacatatacacacacacacatatatatatatatatatatatacacacacacacacacacacatatatacacacacatatacatatatatacacacacatatacatatatatacacatatatatatatacatatatatatatatatatacatatatatacatatatatatacatatatatacatatatatatatacatatatatatatatacatatatatatatatacatatatatatacacatatatatatacacatatatatatatatatatatatatatatatatatatatatatatatatatatatatatatatatatatatatatatatatatatatatatatatatatatatatatatatatatatatatatacatatatatacatatatatatatatatatatatatatatatacatacatacatacatacatacatacatacatacatacatatatatatatacacacacacatatatatatatatatatatatatatatatacatgtttcatcctacaacaggacaatgaccc from the Syngnathus scovelli strain Florida chromosome 13, RoL_Ssco_1.2, whole genome shotgun sequence genome contains:
- the purg gene encoding purine-rich element-binding protein gamma produces the protein MLADGCCRGMERVRDKIASDSLPRATYPQQYVQIGPQQQGSDIQELASKRVDIQKKRFYLDVKQSVRGRFLKIAEVWIGRGRHDNIRKSKLTLSMSMAPALRYCLGDFIDYYARIGLRVGLAPQPPPVLDEHGGNEQGRALEPRRRVQEPASSPTGSAASEDHAHRVLKSEFIERDNRKYFLDLKENQRGRFLRIRQTVSKGHGTMGYYGQGIEQTIVLPAQGLIEFRDALSQLIEDYGDDECDERGRAATRNHEDSIPELPEAVSFRVDNKRFYFDVGSNRYGVFLKISEVRQPYRNTITVPLKAWARFGENFIKYEEEMRRIFNCHKEKSTDPRQDSEEQED